The Terriglobales bacterium genome contains a region encoding:
- a CDS encoding alpha-amylase family protein, producing the protein MDRRSFLFMTAASVVARPTEFLGAAVSEREDGSKPWYATMQRCGQINYNERDPLTMDANAWGDYWASLKVDAVLLNGGGIVAFYPTQIPYQHRSEFLGARDLFGEMVAAMKRRGIRAVARMDCNLAYEDALKAHPEWFERNRDGSPRPHAESPWLFSTCMFSTYFTEQMAAIYREINQHYPVDGFFTNGWPSTGALRVCYCENCRKLFDQLGGAPPEETDASNPLYRKYYKAYMDRVLAIWRLWDQIAREKNQQSVYVGNLGGGLDTIKDLTEISQAAAWFNADHQGRSGDTPIWICAQQGRVANSVMQGRTITNVAGAYANAQPNWRHVSKTPAELTMWLAQTTASGMVPWFHWLGGSPEDTRWREVGRSFFTWIAENEAHFRNRTSVADLAVLYPQRTVAFYSRPESHRPRYRGGPTDYLQGLYYALLEGRFVFDFIHESNLDETTLKKYRALLIPNAAYLSDRNCEAIRNYVNGGGSLLGTFETSRYDEWGTLRSDFQLADIFGAHVTGEVIGPHGNSYARIEKPHPAVDDFKGTALLPGPENRVLIRAESSPLVLSIVPAYPAFPPEMVYARTPHTSEPAAVFRETGKSRIAYFAGDVDRTCWRSGGEDFSRLLQNAVNWVRGPDPVVSVKGAGLVETFAWETESGYALHILNYTNPNATHGYIRRAYPLGPQQVRFRTDGRPIKSARALRSGTPVTFQQQDGIVSFEVPAIGDYEIVALT; encoded by the coding sequence ATGGACCGACGCTCGTTTCTTTTCATGACGGCTGCATCCGTTGTGGCACGACCGACAGAATTTCTTGGCGCCGCAGTTTCAGAGCGGGAAGATGGTTCGAAGCCCTGGTATGCAACGATGCAGCGCTGCGGTCAGATCAACTACAACGAGCGCGATCCGCTCACGATGGACGCGAATGCCTGGGGAGACTACTGGGCGTCCCTCAAGGTCGATGCGGTGCTTTTGAACGGTGGGGGAATAGTCGCTTTTTATCCTACTCAGATTCCGTATCAGCATCGCAGTGAGTTCCTCGGCGCTCGAGATCTGTTCGGCGAAATGGTGGCTGCCATGAAGCGGCGCGGCATCCGCGCGGTGGCACGCATGGATTGCAATCTTGCTTACGAGGACGCGCTGAAAGCCCATCCCGAATGGTTTGAGCGCAATCGTGACGGCTCGCCCCGTCCACACGCTGAATCGCCATGGCTCTTCTCCACCTGCATGTTCAGCACCTACTTCACCGAACAGATGGCGGCGATCTACCGCGAAATTAACCAGCACTATCCCGTGGACGGTTTCTTCACGAACGGCTGGCCTTCTACCGGTGCGCTGCGGGTGTGCTACTGCGAAAACTGTCGCAAGTTGTTCGATCAACTCGGCGGTGCTCCGCCAGAGGAGACCGACGCTTCCAATCCCCTCTATCGCAAGTACTACAAGGCGTACATGGATCGCGTGCTCGCGATCTGGCGTCTTTGGGATCAGATTGCGCGAGAGAAAAACCAGCAATCGGTTTACGTCGGCAATTTGGGAGGTGGACTCGACACGATCAAGGATCTAACCGAAATAAGTCAGGCTGCGGCCTGGTTTAACGCAGATCATCAAGGCCGCTCCGGCGACACTCCCATCTGGATTTGCGCTCAGCAAGGCAGAGTCGCCAATTCCGTGATGCAGGGCCGCACGATTACTAATGTCGCGGGTGCGTATGCGAACGCTCAGCCGAATTGGCGGCATGTCTCTAAAACCCCGGCCGAGCTGACGATGTGGCTTGCACAAACTACCGCGAGTGGCATGGTTCCATGGTTTCACTGGCTTGGAGGCTCTCCTGAAGACACGCGCTGGCGTGAAGTTGGACGTTCTTTTTTCACCTGGATCGCGGAGAATGAAGCCCATTTCAGGAATCGGACTTCGGTCGCCGATTTGGCAGTCTTGTATCCACAGCGCACGGTTGCGTTTTATTCAAGACCGGAATCGCACCGGCCGCGCTACCGTGGCGGTCCCACCGACTATCTGCAGGGGCTCTACTACGCGCTGCTCGAAGGGCGCTTCGTCTTTGATTTTATCCACGAAAGCAATCTCGACGAGACAACTCTAAAGAAGTACCGCGCGCTGCTGATTCCCAATGCCGCCTATCTCAGTGATCGGAACTGTGAGGCGATTCGTAATTATGTGAATGGTGGCGGATCGTTGCTGGGGACTTTCGAAACTTCTCGCTATGACGAATGGGGCACCTTGCGCTCAGACTTTCAATTGGCTGACATTTTCGGCGCGCACGTGACTGGGGAAGTAATTGGACCGCACGGCAATAGCTATGCGCGAATCGAAAAGCCACATCCAGCTGTCGATGATTTCAAAGGGACGGCTCTCCTTCCCGGCCCTGAGAATCGTGTGCTAATTCGGGCAGAATCGTCGCCGCTCGTGCTCAGCATCGTTCCCGCCTATCCTGCCTTTCCGCCAGAAATGGTCTACGCTCGTACACCTCATACAAGCGAGCCTGCAGCGGTGTTCCGGGAAACGGGAAAGTCACGCATCGCATACTTCGCCGGCGATGTGGACCGAACCTGCTGGCGCTCGGGCGGCGAAGATTTCAGCCGCCTTTTGCAGAACGCCGTCAACTGGGTTCGCGGGCCAGATCCTGTTGTCTCGGTTAAAGGTGCGGGGCTGGTTGAGACGTTCGCGTGGGAGACCGAGTCAGGATATGCGCTGCACATCCTGAACTATACGAATCCAAATGCCACACACGGGTATATTCGGCGAGCTTATCCACTCGGTCCCCAACAGGTCCGATTCCGAACCGATGGACGCCCGATAAAGAGCGCTCGCGCTTTGCGCTCGGGAACGCCCGTAACATTCCAACAGCAGGACGGAATCGTCAGCTTCGAGGTCCCGGCAATTGGAGACTATGAGATTGTTGCCTTGACGTAG
- a CDS encoding enhanced serine sensitivity protein SseB C-terminal domain-containing protein gives MKWFRQNRQKEIHVPNVTFLGEQDGEVEKEFKQRLLDRFATSTTLHKAYLVRARYGESPEIKVVLALDANAGGLVILRDRASRVFAKMFNSETSLDILFLSDEQKQRISAVAKPFYQK, from the coding sequence ATGAAGTGGTTCCGACAGAACCGGCAGAAGGAAATCCATGTCCCGAATGTGACCTTCCTTGGTGAACAGGATGGAGAGGTCGAAAAGGAATTCAAACAACGCTTGCTTGATCGCTTCGCGACGAGCACCACCCTGCATAAGGCATATCTGGTTCGCGCCAGATATGGCGAATCCCCCGAGATAAAGGTTGTCCTGGCGCTGGATGCGAACGCGGGCGGGCTCGTCATTCTTCGCGATCGAGCGTCTAGAGTGTTCGCAAAGATGTTCAATTCTGAGACGAGCCTCGACATCCTGTTCCTGAGCGACGAACAAAAACAAAGGATCTCCGCTGTGGCAAAGCCGTTCTATCAAAAGTGA